One window from the genome of Carnobacteriaceae bacterium zg-84 encodes:
- the pknB gene encoding Stk1 family PASTA domain-containing Ser/Thr kinase, which translates to MVAVGDVLSQRYKLERFIGSGGTATVYLAKDLILDRQVAVKILRYDFYNDEKTLKRFQREARAVSELVHENIVELYDVDDDGQNRYLVMEHVDGTDLKQYIREHYPLSLVEVVNIMTQVVNAVSVAHHKGIIHRDLKTQNILIRKDGVIKITDFGIAIGLSDTAVTQTNTLVGSIHYLSPEQSRGGSATNQSDIYALGIILYELIMGEVPFNGDSAVSIAMKHFQSPMPSIVENAVQTVPQSLENVLLRATTKNPKYRYPSCTSMLQDLRTCLKLSRQNEKKFIEPSGKPVVKQPSNVSGNVVVKPKTPPSKPTFKPQKKKSKKGFVLFAMLFAALLVIGAGTMFLLANRPKDVQVPEVVGKTEVDATKLLADIGLIVEKVEKEKSDTVKEGMAIKTDPKSNTVVKQNSKVILYVSSGENMETFEDYTNKEYSAIYTELIKKGYIIERKTEASATVKAGYIISQSIQSGTKVTPKGTVVTFTVSSGEITFENYTNQLFETVKGKLVSEGFNVTKEEVHSNTVKEGYIVDQSITAGTKVNPTQTSVKFFVSIGKKEITMPNLYGSSKEFVENQLSDLGVTYILKQEYSENPVGTVIQQSIPAGSVIKEGVEVTITISRGKQNQTTTTETTTETTRRRY; encoded by the coding sequence ATGGTAGCAGTTGGAGATGTTCTAAGTCAACGTTATAAACTTGAACGTTTTATTGGTAGCGGTGGTACGGCAACAGTCTATTTAGCGAAAGATTTAATTTTGGATAGACAAGTCGCTGTTAAAATTTTACGCTACGATTTTTATAATGATGAAAAAACATTAAAAAGATTTCAACGTGAAGCACGTGCAGTCAGTGAACTTGTTCATGAAAATATTGTAGAGTTATACGACGTAGACGATGATGGGCAAAATAGATATTTAGTTATGGAACATGTTGACGGAACTGATTTGAAGCAGTATATTCGTGAACATTATCCACTATCATTGGTTGAAGTTGTCAACATTATGACACAAGTCGTCAATGCTGTTTCTGTTGCGCATCATAAAGGGATTATTCACCGTGACTTAAAAACACAAAATATTTTAATCAGAAAAGACGGAGTGATTAAAATTACTGATTTTGGTATTGCGATCGGATTGAGTGATACAGCCGTTACACAAACTAATACTCTGGTAGGCTCTATTCATTACCTTTCACCTGAACAATCTAGAGGCGGCTCAGCTACGAATCAATCTGATATTTATGCTTTAGGGATTATTTTGTATGAATTGATTATGGGAGAAGTGCCATTTAATGGAGATTCAGCTGTATCTATTGCCATGAAACATTTCCAAAGTCCAATGCCGAGTATTGTTGAAAATGCTGTTCAAACAGTACCGCAAAGTTTAGAAAATGTTTTATTAAGAGCGACTACTAAAAATCCAAAATATCGTTATCCGTCATGTACGAGCATGTTACAAGATTTAAGAACCTGTCTAAAATTAAGTCGACAAAATGAAAAGAAATTTATAGAACCTAGCGGTAAACCAGTTGTGAAACAGCCTAGTAATGTGAGTGGCAATGTTGTCGTAAAACCTAAGACTCCCCCGTCCAAGCCAACATTTAAACCGCAAAAGAAAAAGAGTAAAAAAGGTTTTGTTTTGTTTGCGATGTTATTTGCTGCCTTGCTCGTTATTGGTGCAGGAACAATGTTTTTACTAGCTAATAGACCTAAAGATGTCCAAGTGCCAGAGGTTGTTGGAAAAACAGAAGTAGATGCTACTAAATTGTTAGCAGATATTGGGTTAATTGTTGAAAAAGTAGAAAAAGAAAAAAGTGATACTGTCAAAGAAGGTATGGCAATTAAGACAGATCCAAAAAGTAATACTGTGGTGAAACAAAATAGCAAAGTGATTTTATATGTGAGTTCAGGAGAAAATATGGAAACATTTGAGGACTACACGAATAAAGAATACAGTGCTATTTATACAGAACTGATAAAAAAAGGATATATCATTGAACGTAAAACAGAAGCGAGTGCAACGGTTAAAGCGGGATATATCATATCGCAAAGTATCCAAAGTGGTACGAAAGTGACACCAAAAGGAACCGTTGTTACTTTTACAGTAAGTTCGGGAGAAATTACTTTTGAAAATTATACTAACCAATTATTTGAAACAGTCAAAGGGAAATTGGTTTCTGAAGGATTTAATGTCACAAAAGAAGAGGTTCATAGTAATACAGTTAAAGAAGGCTATATTGTCGATCAGTCCATTACAGCTGGAACAAAAGTAAACCCAACACAAACGAGTGTGAAATTTTTTGTGAGTATTGGTAAAAAAGAAATTACAATGCCAAATCTATACGGCTCTAGTAAAGAATTTGTTGAAAATCAATTAAGTGACTTAGGTGTGACATATATTCTAAAACAAGAGTATTCTGAAAATCCAGTTGGTACTGTGATCCAACAATCTATTCCTGCAGGGTCAGTAATTAAAGAGGGTGTTGAAGTAACGATTACCATTTCAAGAGGAAAACAAAATCAAACAACGACAACTGAAACAACTACAGAAACGACGAGAAGAAGATACTAA
- a CDS encoding Stp1/IreP family PP2C-type Ser/Thr phosphatase, protein MKIAFQTDVGMKRVINEDAVDVFQNKDGLYLCVLCDGVGGHQSGEVASKTALTYMGDMWKQEKDITMDTISHWLTSRIEEVNELIFNQANRFSDLKGMSTTIVCAIMIDDKLITAHVGDSRVYVYRHGAIKQVTYDHTLVNDLLALGGLNEEEAKNHPMKHVITRAVGNKKTVQIDVTTVTLIDNDGILICSDGLTDMLSDEEIASSFKEYPAVDDRVKGLIQKANVAGGRDNISVLIMKYEEQNERRG, encoded by the coding sequence ATGAAAATAGCTTTTCAAACAGATGTAGGTATGAAACGTGTCATAAATGAAGACGCCGTTGACGTTTTTCAAAATAAAGACGGTTTATATTTATGTGTTTTATGCGACGGTGTTGGGGGACATCAATCTGGAGAAGTTGCAAGCAAAACAGCTTTAACATATATGGGAGATATGTGGAAACAAGAAAAAGACATCACTATGGATACTATTTCCCATTGGTTAACATCACGAATAGAAGAAGTTAATGAGCTAATATTTAATCAAGCAAATCGTTTCTCAGATTTAAAAGGTATGTCAACAACGATTGTCTGTGCGATTATGATAGATGATAAATTGATTACAGCACATGTGGGAGATAGTCGTGTGTATGTTTATCGACACGGGGCTATTAAACAAGTAACGTATGATCATACACTTGTGAATGATTTGTTAGCTTTAGGTGGTTTAAATGAAGAAGAAGCTAAAAATCATCCGATGAAGCATGTCATTACAAGAGCTGTTGGTAATAAAAAAACAGTACAAATAGATGTTACAACAGTGACTTTGATAGATAATGACGGTATATTGATTTGTTCCGACGGATTAACAGACATGCTCTCAGATGAAGAAATTGCATCATCATTTAAAGAATATCCAGCAGTTGATGATCGTGTCAAAGGATTGATACAGAAAGCCAATGTCGCTGGAGGACGAGATAATATTAGTGTATTGATTATGAAATATGAAGAACAAAATGAAAGGAGAGGGTAA
- the rsmB gene encoding 16S rRNA (cytosine(967)-C(5))-methyltransferase RsmB — MKILVDVEQNQAYVNLKLDAVLKEVPLSTIDANLLTEIVYGVTQRRLTLDYLLEPYVKKAIPLWLRTILRLSTFQMIFLDKIPAYAILNEASEITKIKAGQSIVNFVNGVLRNIDRNGKERLSHLMMQPRTKEVVSLRTSLPMWLVTYFDTLYGLEETEKIGYSLLEKPYLSVRAYDVDKAINQLSQTFMCEKSPLAPNGIRIHSGHVAQTSLFLQGDITIQDESSMLVALCGALEESDKVLDACAAPGGKTTHIAHFLNKEKGGIVYALDLYEHKIKLIEENAKRLHVDDVVEAMIKDARDVSSFSDNYFDKVFVDAPCSGLGLMRRKPDIKYSKVFDTISSLSAIQEDILESVFPKVAVGGRLIYSTCTVTLEENEKRMAQFLKTHTNFERVPLYDLKLPKECYTEYGEISILPHMFGTDGFYICCLKRIK; from the coding sequence ATGAAAATTTTAGTAGATGTCGAACAAAATCAAGCTTATGTCAATTTAAAGTTAGATGCTGTCTTAAAAGAAGTACCTTTATCTACAATAGATGCTAATTTATTAACAGAGATTGTTTACGGCGTCACACAAAGACGATTGACATTGGATTATCTACTAGAACCTTATGTAAAAAAAGCAATTCCTTTATGGTTACGAACAATTTTACGATTATCTACTTTTCAAATGATATTTCTCGATAAAATTCCTGCATATGCTATTTTGAATGAAGCGAGTGAAATTACAAAAATCAAAGCTGGTCAAAGTATTGTTAATTTTGTGAATGGTGTGTTGCGAAATATTGATAGAAATGGGAAAGAACGTTTATCTCATTTAATGATGCAACCAAGAACAAAAGAAGTTGTGTCACTACGTACGAGTTTGCCTATGTGGCTAGTGACGTATTTTGATACACTTTATGGTTTAGAAGAAACAGAAAAAATAGGATACTCATTACTCGAGAAACCTTATCTATCTGTTCGAGCATATGATGTAGATAAAGCAATAAATCAATTAAGTCAGACATTTATGTGTGAAAAAAGTCCATTGGCACCAAATGGTATACGTATACATTCGGGGCATGTTGCGCAAACATCTTTATTTTTACAAGGAGATATTACGATTCAAGATGAAAGTTCAATGCTTGTTGCATTGTGTGGAGCCTTGGAGGAAAGTGATAAAGTATTAGATGCATGTGCGGCACCAGGTGGAAAAACAACACATATCGCTCATTTTTTAAATAAAGAAAAGGGTGGTATAGTCTATGCATTGGATTTATACGAACATAAAATCAAATTGATTGAAGAAAATGCAAAACGACTTCACGTAGATGATGTTGTGGAGGCTATGATAAAAGATGCTCGAGATGTGTCGTCTTTTTCAGATAATTATTTTGATAAGGTGTTTGTAGATGCTCCGTGCTCCGGTTTAGGATTGATGCGGCGTAAACCAGATATTAAATATAGTAAAGTGTTTGATACAATTTCCTCACTTTCTGCTATACAAGAGGATATTCTTGAAAGTGTCTTTCCTAAAGTTGCCGTTGGAGGACGTTTAATTTATAGTACGTGTACCGTGACTTTGGAAGAAAACGAAAAACGAATGGCACAATTTTTAAAAACACATACTAATTTTGAGAGAGTGCCATTATATGATTTAAAATTACCAAAAGAATGTTATACTGAATACGGAGAAATTAGTATATTACCACATATGTTCGGCACAGATGGGTTTTATATTTGTTGTTTGAAACGTATAAAATAG
- a CDS encoding methionyl-tRNA formyltransferase produces MSKKIVFMGTPEFSVPILRALVESEYEVIGVVTQPDRLVGRKKVLTPSPVKREALLHGIDVYQPEKLVGSQELETLLSLDIDLIVTAAYGQFLPSVLLNHPTYRAINVHASLLPKYRGGAPVQYAIMNGETQTGVSIMYMEPKMDAGDILNQKAIDILETDTVETLFDSLSLLGRELLIETLPCLFEDTIQPIKQDESKVIFSPNISREQEKINWHQTATDINRQVRAMNSWPGAYTLLHGERFKIWEAIPVQEQTNEPVGTMINITDTEIFVACGEHTVLSLKVVQPSGKSKMSIADFCRGSGARLEKGDCFEK; encoded by the coding sequence ATGTCTAAAAAAATAGTATTTATGGGAACACCTGAATTTTCTGTTCCCATTTTAAGAGCATTAGTTGAAAGTGAATATGAGGTTATTGGTGTTGTGACACAACCAGATAGATTGGTTGGGCGAAAAAAAGTATTAACTCCTTCTCCTGTAAAACGTGAAGCGTTGCTACATGGCATTGATGTGTATCAACCAGAGAAATTGGTTGGTTCGCAAGAGTTAGAAACACTTTTATCTTTAGATATTGATTTAATTGTCACAGCAGCTTACGGACAATTTTTACCGTCTGTTTTATTAAATCATCCAACATATCGTGCAATCAATGTACATGCTTCTTTGTTACCGAAATATAGAGGAGGAGCTCCTGTCCAATATGCCATTATGAATGGAGAAACACAAACGGGTGTAAGTATTATGTATATGGAACCAAAAATGGATGCTGGAGATATATTAAATCAAAAAGCTATTGATATTTTAGAAACAGACACTGTAGAAACGTTATTTGATTCATTAAGCTTATTAGGTAGAGAATTATTGATCGAAACTTTACCATGTTTATTTGAAGACACTATACAACCAATCAAACAAGATGAGTCAAAAGTGATTTTTTCACCAAATATTTCAAGAGAACAAGAAAAAATAAATTGGCATCAAACTGCCACTGACATCAATCGTCAAGTTAGAGCTATGAATAGTTGGCCGGGTGCTTATACATTATTGCACGGTGAACGGTTTAAAATATGGGAGGCTATTCCTGTTCAAGAACAGACGAATGAACCAGTTGGAACAATGATAAATATAACAGATACAGAAATTTTTGTCGCTTGTGGAGAGCACACAGTATTATCACTAAAAGTAGTACAACCGTCTGGGAAATCAAAAATGTCTATTGCTGATTTTTGTCGTGGTAGTGGTGCTCGATTAGAAAAAGGAGATTGTTTTGAAAAATAA
- a CDS encoding IS1182 family transposase, with product MFYKETHPNDEIILNTLSELVPKDHLLRKIDKSIDFNFIYEITSPYYSHTNGRNSLDPVVLFKLVFLKDIYGIKSMRETIKRVETDVAFRWFLNLPFSKPTPHYSTFSQNYIRRFQGTSVFEDIFNTIVHQAISHHLISGTALFTDSTHIKANANKNKFRNAVMETVQERKRDLENEINAEREAIGKKPFSYTDKIISKNIKESTTDKESGYYHRDNKEKGFMYLDHRSVDGKHNFIVDCFITPGNVHDSVPYVSRLTYVMEKFKFDVNCVALDSGYYKKDILKFLEEKKIFSVIGYRRFHRNPDHKFFRYDSSRDCFTDTRTGEIYTYRNIDRQGYKQYRISDNSNKRILRRAIDADVYDRCRERRLSTFGKALYKRRKETIERSFADSKQNHGYRFAQYRGVAKMQDYTWLSCAAQNMKKMAILLTRDSHFLRYYSSFSILKFKIQHIFQFLKNMLDFLSLLSTV from the coding sequence ATGTTTTATAAAGAAACTCACCCAAATGACGAAATCATATTAAACACATTGTCCGAATTAGTACCAAAAGACCATTTACTACGTAAAATTGATAAATCAATTGATTTCAATTTTATTTATGAGATTACTTCTCCTTATTATAGCCATACGAATGGTCGCAATAGTTTAGACCCTGTTGTTTTATTTAAATTGGTCTTTTTAAAAGATATTTATGGCATTAAATCCATGCGAGAAACCATTAAACGTGTCGAAACGGATGTAGCGTTTAGATGGTTTTTAAACCTCCCTTTCTCTAAACCTACCCCACATTATTCTACTTTCTCTCAAAATTATATTCGCCGTTTTCAAGGGACGTCTGTGTTTGAAGATATATTTAATACTATTGTACACCAAGCTATCTCACATCATTTAATTAGTGGGACAGCATTATTCACAGATTCCACACACATTAAAGCAAACGCCAATAAAAATAAATTTAGAAACGCCGTTATGGAAACCGTTCAAGAACGTAAGCGAGATTTAGAAAACGAAATCAACGCCGAACGAGAAGCTATTGGAAAAAAGCCTTTTAGCTACACAGATAAAATCATCTCTAAAAACATAAAAGAAAGTACGACTGATAAAGAAAGCGGATATTACCATCGGGATAATAAAGAAAAAGGATTTATGTACTTAGACCATCGTAGTGTCGATGGTAAACATAACTTTATTGTGGACTGCTTTATTACACCGGGGAACGTGCATGATAGCGTACCGTATGTGTCGCGATTAACGTATGTGATGGAAAAATTTAAATTTGATGTCAATTGTGTCGCGTTAGATAGCGGGTATTATAAAAAAGACATTTTAAAATTTTTAGAAGAGAAAAAGATATTTTCTGTGATTGGGTATAGACGTTTTCATCGCAATCCTGACCATAAGTTTTTTCGATATGATTCATCTAGAGATTGTTTTACGGATACACGTACGGGAGAAATTTACACCTACAGAAACATTGATAGACAAGGATATAAGCAGTATCGTATAAGCGATAACAGTAATAAACGGATACTACGTCGAGCGATAGATGCTGATGTATACGATAGATGTCGTGAACGTCGATTATCTACATTTGGGAAAGCACTATATAAACGACGGAAAGAAACGATTGAGCGTAGTTTTGCAGACTCTAAACAAAATCATGGGTATCGGTTTGCACAATATAGAGGAGTAGCCAAGATGCAAGATTATACTTGGTTATCTTGTGCTGCCCAAAATATGAAAAAAATGGCAATTCTACTCACGAGAGATAGCCATTTTTTGAGATATTATTCTTCATTTAGTATTTTAAAATTCAAAATCCAACATATTTTTCAATTTTTAAAAAATATGTTGGATTTTTTATCGCTATTGTCAACAGTCTGA